In Gouania willdenowi chromosome 24, fGouWil2.1, whole genome shotgun sequence, a single window of DNA contains:
- the LOC114457713 gene encoding SH3 domain-binding glutamic acid-rich-like protein 3: protein MVLTVFYTSVTGSRETKKQQERLFSVLDSKGIAYQKKDIAAESELKDKMRFLANDPKALPPQISNGEQYCGDFNAFEEAVECGTLEQFLKI from the exons ATGGTTCTGACAGTGTTTTACACGAGTGTGACTGGTTCTCGAGAG ACAAAGAAACAACAAGAGAGGCTTTTCTCAGTCCTGGACTCCAAAGGGATTGCTTACCAAAAGAAGGACATTGCTGCGGAATCTGAGCTCAAAGATAAAATGAGGTTTCTAGCCAATGACCCCAAGGCACTGCCCCCACAAATATCAAATGGAGAACAGTATTGTGGG GACTTTAATGCGTTTGAGGAAGCAGTGGAGTGTGGGACATTAGAGCAGTTCCTCAAAATCTGA